A single window of Pseudarthrobacter defluvii DNA harbors:
- a CDS encoding sugar transferase, producing the protein MAEIPLAEARPAAFDWPVSPLVRTATESKARNRRASAAWISRHVNLLRGADAIMVTAAVYTGFILSEAGFAPEGPRDGGAAVAAAALAVIWLGALEAYRTRDPKVLGIGADEYKRVASATLRIFGLMALAAVVFSVHGATAFVTVSLPAGLVALTANRWAFRRRLAAEKLRGRHLSRAVVVGEPEDVRYVIQQVSRKSGAVYEILGACLPGARRGAGLRVDGRTVPVLSSTDAISRTVRLVDADSVIVAGPLPGGNRFIRELGWKLEESSTELILAATLTNVAGPRIHWRPVEGLPLMHVDIPQYGGAKHALKRIMDVIAALAALLVLSPVLLVLAAVVRLDRPGPILFRQDRIGKGGQVFGMYKFRSMVVDAEARLAALNQQNQGAGVLFKMKDDPRVTRCGRWMRKYSLDELPQLWNVVLGDMSMVGPRPPLDREVSGYERHTHRRLLIKPGITGLWQINGRSDLSWEEAVRLDLYYVENWSLAGDLLILWRTFRAVARPSGAY; encoded by the coding sequence ATGGCTGAAATACCACTGGCTGAAGCACGGCCCGCTGCATTCGACTGGCCTGTGTCACCGCTTGTCCGGACCGCCACGGAATCAAAAGCCCGGAACCGAAGAGCGTCCGCAGCCTGGATCTCCCGACATGTCAATCTTCTCCGCGGAGCTGACGCCATCATGGTGACGGCAGCCGTTTACACCGGCTTCATCCTCTCGGAAGCCGGTTTCGCACCGGAGGGGCCCAGGGACGGCGGGGCAGCAGTAGCCGCCGCAGCATTAGCAGTCATCTGGCTGGGGGCGCTGGAGGCTTATCGCACGCGAGACCCCAAGGTGCTGGGCATTGGTGCCGACGAATACAAGCGGGTGGCATCAGCTACCCTGCGCATCTTTGGCCTGATGGCCCTCGCGGCTGTGGTTTTCTCCGTCCACGGCGCCACGGCGTTCGTCACGGTGTCGTTGCCGGCGGGCCTCGTGGCCCTCACTGCCAACCGCTGGGCGTTCCGTAGGCGGCTGGCCGCGGAAAAACTGCGGGGCAGGCACCTCTCGCGGGCTGTTGTGGTCGGCGAACCGGAGGACGTCAGATACGTGATACAGCAGGTGTCCCGGAAGTCGGGAGCCGTGTACGAGATCCTTGGGGCCTGCCTCCCGGGCGCGCGGCGGGGAGCGGGCCTTCGGGTGGACGGGCGGACTGTCCCGGTCCTTTCGTCCACGGACGCCATCTCCCGGACCGTCCGCCTGGTTGACGCGGACTCGGTAATCGTTGCCGGGCCCCTCCCCGGCGGAAACAGGTTCATCCGGGAGCTGGGGTGGAAACTCGAGGAGTCCTCCACGGAGCTGATCCTGGCGGCCACCCTGACCAACGTTGCCGGTCCGCGGATCCACTGGCGTCCGGTGGAGGGCCTCCCCCTGATGCATGTGGACATTCCGCAGTACGGCGGCGCAAAGCACGCCCTGAAGCGGATCATGGACGTCATTGCTGCGCTGGCTGCGCTCCTGGTGCTCTCTCCAGTGCTTCTGGTGCTTGCCGCAGTAGTCCGGCTGGACAGGCCCGGCCCGATCCTTTTCAGGCAGGACCGGATCGGCAAGGGCGGACAGGTGTTCGGGATGTACAAGTTCCGCTCCATGGTTGTCGACGCCGAGGCGCGGCTGGCTGCCCTGAACCAGCAGAATCAGGGGGCCGGGGTGCTTTTCAAGATGAAGGATGACCCCAGGGTTACCCGCTGCGGACGCTGGATGCGTAAGTACTCCCTGGACGAGCTTCCCCAGCTCTGGAACGTGGTGCTGGGCGATATGAGCATGGTGGGGCCGCGGCCGCCGCTGGACCGTGAAGTCAGCGGCTACGAGCGGCACACCCACCGTCGGCTCCTGATCAAGCCTGGAATCACCGGGCTTTGGCAGATCAACGGACGGTCCGACCTTTCCTGGGAGGAAGCGGTCCGGCTTGACCTCTACTACGTCGAAAACTGGTCCCTTGCAGGCGACCTGCTGATTCTCTGGCGGACGTTCAGGGCCGTCGCCCGGCCGTCCGGGGCCTACTAG
- a CDS encoding helix-turn-helix transcriptional regulator, which translates to MPQRELVVQECGLFLRRIGDPMALIGRNKELDRILSVIRGPKDTALAVIGCRGIGKSALLSEIPTLSDYRTVLLAATAAESEWPLSGLTALLNDMDDPVLNRIVDELLRDTAGAMSVPAVSSMLLNGLHRRSSSRTVIVIDDVDQMDPSSQAVIGFIARRLTGTDIVLIVGVREDFPESPFSGLSALRLGPLSYSDTVRMLESLPAKRTTTAAAHAVAAATGGKPLAAVNLYERLMERHAEGKYALPVPLPSKGSFDADYASSVAALTPGAQTVLNQLALSFRSDISTIEKIDRDVWTSVDELLAAGLVKRSGPHLGIGDQLLRGYVFTAMTPAVRTANHRSLAEAATDTDPYARRWHLSFTALERQTPFQLLRHAVDLIRGGEVPFAVEYIERALTINPWEAETAARLTSVAELLFNRGEFVYARRYLEWAQRVTRNPALILRLTGLSFEIQFAQGAAVRPSMVLRLVKEFGQHDPAYSASLLAIGALYYAERWEVQEASDLLRHAGAFRGSASAQCLGIAERAKQLIEAISGDTANLGRKYEQAGTARVTGLLMHGRALTYAEHYENAHEAFAMLQGSAEPGHINWQETAAFMAVDNEIRAGNVRAAIRLIDELELSDPELKYHRGTRLLFRAWRAHSLGDDAQARAYSAEALRSAGADSHPALTAQLAACQGHFALLRGDLAESAAQLSRAAELGMRFGNPTLLRCEADLVEVLIRLGRHHEATQALLRLESRSVGLRSPWLMMAVARSRAMLADGEQSLQLFSQALEGRNGHTLERARTLQCYAERLHAFGRLRDARDALLRAKVMFDEAGADAWTQHVDALLLDDRMEPVRPQGNPAMLLLADHERALAKMVARGMRNKEIAATLYVSVRTVEVRLTAIYRKLGVESRAQLTALAAGKGTTAAEPYLLPVP; encoded by the coding sequence ATGCCGCAACGTGAACTGGTAGTGCAAGAATGCGGTCTCTTTCTTCGACGAATTGGGGACCCGATGGCACTGATCGGCAGAAACAAAGAACTGGACCGCATACTGTCTGTCATCCGCGGACCCAAAGATACCGCGCTTGCAGTGATTGGTTGCAGGGGCATCGGTAAATCGGCGCTGTTGTCGGAAATACCCACGCTCTCCGATTACCGGACAGTGTTGCTGGCCGCCACTGCTGCCGAGTCGGAATGGCCGTTGTCCGGGCTCACCGCGCTCCTGAATGACATGGACGATCCTGTCCTGAACCGCATCGTGGATGAACTCCTGCGGGACACGGCCGGGGCAATGAGCGTGCCGGCTGTTTCCAGCATGCTGTTGAACGGTCTTCACCGGCGGTCGTCTTCCCGCACCGTGATCGTGATTGACGACGTGGACCAAATGGATCCCAGCAGCCAGGCGGTGATCGGCTTCATAGCCAGGCGATTAACAGGAACGGACATCGTCCTGATTGTAGGGGTACGGGAGGACTTTCCCGAGAGCCCCTTCAGCGGCCTGTCGGCCCTGCGGCTTGGCCCGCTCAGCTACAGCGACACTGTGCGGATGCTGGAGAGCCTCCCCGCCAAAAGGACTACGACGGCGGCGGCCCACGCGGTTGCCGCAGCGACCGGCGGCAAGCCGCTTGCCGCCGTCAACCTTTACGAACGGCTGATGGAGCGGCACGCCGAAGGCAAGTACGCGCTGCCCGTCCCGCTGCCCTCCAAGGGCAGCTTTGACGCAGACTACGCCTCTTCCGTTGCGGCACTGACTCCCGGCGCACAGACCGTCCTGAACCAGCTGGCCCTTTCGTTTCGCAGCGACATTTCCACCATCGAGAAAATCGACCGTGACGTGTGGACCAGCGTGGATGAGTTGTTGGCCGCAGGCTTGGTGAAGCGTTCCGGACCCCATCTGGGGATCGGCGACCAACTGCTTCGGGGATATGTGTTCACCGCCATGACACCAGCGGTCCGAACCGCAAACCACCGGTCCCTCGCAGAAGCGGCGACGGACACAGATCCCTACGCCCGCAGGTGGCACCTGAGCTTTACGGCTCTTGAACGGCAAACCCCTTTCCAGCTGCTCCGGCACGCCGTGGACCTGATCCGGGGCGGTGAAGTGCCTTTCGCCGTGGAGTACATCGAGCGGGCGCTCACCATCAACCCTTGGGAAGCGGAAACGGCAGCGCGCCTTACCAGCGTGGCAGAACTGCTGTTCAACCGCGGTGAGTTCGTCTACGCACGCCGCTACCTTGAATGGGCACAGCGGGTAACCCGCAACCCCGCACTCATCCTCCGGCTGACCGGGCTGTCGTTCGAAATCCAGTTCGCCCAAGGGGCTGCCGTACGTCCCAGCATGGTGCTTCGCCTGGTCAAAGAGTTCGGCCAGCACGATCCCGCCTATTCCGCCAGCCTGTTGGCCATCGGCGCCCTTTACTATGCAGAGCGGTGGGAAGTGCAGGAAGCCTCGGACCTCCTGCGCCATGCCGGCGCCTTCCGTGGGTCCGCGTCCGCGCAGTGCCTTGGCATTGCCGAGCGGGCCAAACAGCTGATCGAAGCAATCAGCGGTGACACGGCCAACCTTGGGCGGAAGTACGAACAGGCCGGAACTGCAAGGGTCACCGGCCTACTGATGCACGGCCGCGCCCTCACTTATGCCGAGCACTACGAAAACGCCCATGAGGCCTTTGCCATGCTCCAGGGTTCGGCTGAACCAGGCCACATCAACTGGCAGGAAACCGCAGCCTTCATGGCCGTGGACAATGAAATTCGCGCCGGCAACGTGCGGGCGGCAATCAGGCTGATCGACGAACTGGAACTTTCCGATCCTGAGCTCAAGTACCACCGCGGGACACGTCTCCTCTTCCGGGCATGGCGCGCACACTCCCTCGGCGACGATGCGCAGGCCCGTGCCTATTCAGCCGAAGCACTCCGGTCTGCCGGCGCCGACAGCCACCCTGCCCTCACCGCGCAGCTTGCCGCCTGCCAGGGACACTTTGCGCTGCTGCGGGGCGACCTGGCGGAGTCCGCAGCCCAGTTGTCCCGGGCCGCCGAGCTCGGGATGCGGTTCGGCAACCCCACCCTCCTGCGATGCGAGGCGGACCTCGTGGAGGTACTCATCCGCCTGGGCCGTCACCACGAGGCCACGCAGGCGCTCCTGCGCCTCGAGAGCCGCTCCGTGGGACTGCGGTCGCCATGGCTGATGATGGCTGTAGCCCGCAGCCGCGCCATGCTTGCCGACGGGGAACAGTCCCTGCAGCTTTTCAGCCAGGCTCTCGAAGGCAGGAACGGGCACACACTTGAACGGGCAAGGACCCTCCAGTGCTACGCGGAGCGGTTGCATGCCTTTGGCCGGCTCCGCGACGCGCGGGACGCGCTGCTCCGGGCCAAGGTCATGTTTGACGAGGCCGGGGCGGATGCCTGGACGCAGCATGTGGACGCCCTCCTCCTGGATGACCGCATGGAGCCAGTCCGTCCCCAAGGCAACCCGGCGATGCTCCTGCTCGCCGACCACGAGCGGGCGCTGGCCAAAATGGTGGCGCGCGGCATGCGCAACAAGGAAATCGCAGCCACCTTGTACGTCTCTGTGCGCACGGTGGAAGTACGCCTCACCGCCATCTACCGCAAGCTCGGTGTTGAGTCCCGGGCGCAGCTGACGGCCCTCGCAGCCGGCAAGGGAACTACGGCCGCCGAGCCGTACCTCCTGCCCGTTCCATAG
- a CDS encoding metallophosphoesterase: MSTGGWRIGTAVLLGALGMSLSACQERPVPDAGSVHFTAAGDLGMGSGARQVLDVVARLKPDFNVALGDFSYKAGAEKEFCRMVTSKLGSDFPFQLITGNHESDGHDGLIGNFAQCLPSRLPGLQGEYGVQWYVDVPQDRPLARIILISPGLEFQDGKELDYSRGSDRWTWTEDAIDGARGAGIRWTLVAMHAPCFSLGKYGCVAGQDITNLLLSKKVDLVLTAHEHVYQRSHQLAVGGDCGWITPGRVEEACISDDGSPATQGKGTVFAGVGTGGLGGHKVRADDPEAGYFAAWSGANTDPALGTLDVTITDARLDARFVPAAGYSFTDQFSIVR, translated from the coding sequence ATGAGTACTGGTGGCTGGCGCATCGGCACCGCCGTCCTTTTGGGTGCACTTGGGATGAGCCTTTCGGCCTGCCAGGAGCGGCCGGTTCCTGACGCCGGGTCTGTGCACTTCACAGCGGCGGGGGACCTGGGCATGGGGTCGGGGGCGCGGCAGGTCCTGGACGTTGTGGCCCGCCTCAAACCGGACTTCAACGTGGCCTTGGGCGACTTCTCCTACAAGGCAGGTGCTGAGAAGGAATTCTGCCGGATGGTGACCAGCAAGCTCGGCTCGGACTTTCCCTTCCAGCTGATTACAGGCAACCACGAAAGTGACGGCCATGATGGCCTGATCGGCAACTTTGCCCAGTGCCTCCCCAGCCGGCTGCCCGGCCTCCAGGGCGAGTACGGCGTCCAGTGGTACGTGGACGTGCCGCAGGACCGGCCGCTGGCCCGGATCATCCTGATTTCACCCGGGCTGGAGTTCCAGGACGGCAAGGAGCTGGACTATTCGCGCGGCAGCGATCGCTGGACCTGGACCGAAGACGCAATCGACGGCGCCCGGGGCGCGGGCATCCGCTGGACGCTGGTGGCCATGCACGCGCCCTGTTTCAGCCTGGGCAAGTACGGCTGCGTTGCGGGGCAGGACATCACCAACCTCCTGCTCAGTAAGAAGGTTGACCTCGTCCTGACCGCGCATGAGCACGTGTACCAGCGCAGCCACCAGCTGGCGGTGGGCGGCGACTGCGGCTGGATCACTCCCGGCCGCGTGGAGGAGGCCTGCATTTCCGACGACGGCAGCCCGGCAACGCAGGGAAAGGGAACAGTCTTTGCGGGGGTCGGCACCGGCGGGCTGGGAGGGCATAAAGTCCGGGCCGACGACCCGGAGGCGGGCTATTTTGCTGCATGGTCCGGGGCCAACACGGACCCGGCGCTGGGGACGCTGGACGTGACGATTACCGACGCCCGGCTGGATGCCCGTTTCGTACCCGCGGCCGGGTATTCGTTCACAGACCAGTTTTCCATCGTTCGATGA
- a CDS encoding Gfo/Idh/MocA family protein: MRSFTNRTHVPQQPKPARKLRIAVVGAGYWGPNLARNLQASPDWDLVAICDLDLERARKLAATLGDIPCVESMDELLDFCDVDAVAIATPARTHHGTVMTALRAGKHVLVEKPLADSRVHGLEMVAEAEANGLVLMADHTYCYTPAVLKMQELVQSGSLGEILFVDSTRINLGLVQPDVDVFWDLAPHDLAILDFVLPGGLNPAEVSAFGADPLGTGRDCVGHLNFRLPNDATAHVHVNWLSPTKIRQMVIGGSLRTLVWDDLNPQQRLSVYDRGVSLDRQPKSVGEKASTAVSYRLGDTWSPALPEREALGLVVQELASCIRSGQEARTGGASGLRVLSVLEAVSRSLGMDGQAAPVAGSAMAGTGPDLEGAL; encoded by the coding sequence ATGAGGTCATTTACGAATCGAACGCACGTCCCCCAGCAGCCGAAGCCTGCGCGCAAACTCCGCATCGCCGTCGTCGGTGCCGGCTATTGGGGACCAAACCTGGCGCGAAACCTCCAGGCAAGCCCTGACTGGGACCTGGTGGCTATCTGCGACCTGGACCTCGAACGGGCGCGGAAACTGGCTGCCACTCTCGGGGATATTCCCTGTGTCGAGTCCATGGATGAGCTGCTGGACTTTTGCGATGTGGACGCCGTGGCCATTGCGACGCCAGCCCGTACCCACCACGGGACTGTCATGACGGCACTCCGCGCCGGAAAGCACGTCCTGGTGGAAAAACCGCTGGCGGACAGCAGGGTTCACGGGCTGGAAATGGTGGCCGAGGCCGAAGCCAACGGGCTGGTGCTGATGGCTGACCACACCTACTGCTACACCCCTGCCGTCCTGAAGATGCAGGAGTTGGTGCAGTCCGGCTCCCTCGGAGAAATCCTGTTCGTTGATTCCACCAGGATCAACCTGGGGCTCGTACAACCTGACGTGGACGTTTTCTGGGACCTGGCTCCACATGACCTCGCCATCCTGGATTTTGTCCTGCCCGGCGGACTCAACCCGGCGGAGGTCTCGGCGTTCGGCGCGGATCCGCTGGGAACAGGGCGCGACTGCGTGGGACACCTGAACTTCCGGCTGCCCAACGATGCAACCGCCCACGTGCATGTGAACTGGCTGAGCCCCACCAAGATCCGCCAGATGGTCATCGGCGGATCCCTCCGGACCCTGGTGTGGGACGACCTCAACCCACAACAGCGGCTGAGCGTCTACGACCGTGGCGTAAGCCTTGACCGGCAGCCGAAATCCGTAGGGGAAAAAGCATCAACTGCAGTTTCCTACCGCTTGGGCGATACCTGGTCCCCCGCACTTCCTGAACGGGAGGCCCTGGGCCTGGTGGTACAGGAACTGGCATCCTGCATCCGCAGCGGCCAGGAGGCCAGGACCGGGGGCGCCTCCGGGCTCAGGGTGCTGTCTGTCCTGGAGGCGGTTTCGCGCAGCCTTGGCATGGACGGGCAAGCGGCCCCGGTGGCTGGTAGCGCCATGGCCGGAACCGGACCGGATCTGGAGGGGGCACTGTGA
- a CDS encoding NAD-dependent epimerase/dehydratase family protein: MSALEGARVLVTGGAGTIGSTLVDDLLDAGVQHIDVLDNLVRGRLGNLSGALATGQVDLVRGNIQDRDLVHDLTKGKDLVFHQAAIRITQCAEEPRLALEVLVAGTFNVLEAAAEHKVGKLVAASSASVYGMAEEFPTPERHHHANNDTFYGAAKSFNEGMARSFRAMTGLDYVMLRYFNVYGPRMDVHGLYTEVLVRWMERIMDGQPPLIFGDGLQTMDFVHTADVARANVLAAASSITEGIYNVASGTETSLLEMAQALLRAMGSGLEVEHGPARQVNGVVRRLADTSAAARDLGFKAEVELEEGLRQLVSWWMPLRDEIAAARKVGAP, translated from the coding sequence GTGAGCGCCTTGGAGGGGGCCCGCGTCCTGGTCACTGGTGGTGCGGGGACCATCGGATCAACCCTGGTTGACGACCTGCTTGACGCCGGCGTGCAACACATCGACGTCCTGGACAACCTGGTCCGCGGCCGCCTCGGCAACCTTTCCGGTGCCCTGGCAACCGGTCAGGTGGACCTGGTGCGCGGCAACATCCAGGACCGGGACCTGGTGCATGACCTCACCAAGGGGAAGGACCTGGTGTTCCACCAGGCCGCCATCCGCATCACCCAGTGCGCCGAGGAGCCGCGGCTGGCCCTAGAGGTGCTAGTGGCCGGAACCTTCAACGTTTTGGAGGCCGCCGCGGAGCACAAGGTGGGCAAGCTGGTGGCAGCCTCCAGTGCCTCCGTGTACGGGATGGCTGAGGAGTTCCCCACCCCGGAACGGCACCATCACGCCAACAACGACACCTTTTACGGTGCCGCCAAGTCCTTCAACGAGGGCATGGCCCGCAGCTTCCGCGCCATGACCGGACTGGACTACGTGATGCTCCGCTACTTCAACGTTTATGGGCCCCGGATGGACGTCCACGGCCTGTACACCGAGGTCCTGGTGCGGTGGATGGAGCGGATCATGGACGGTCAGCCGCCGCTGATTTTTGGGGACGGCCTGCAGACCATGGACTTTGTGCATACCGCCGACGTGGCCCGCGCCAACGTGCTGGCGGCCGCAAGCAGCATCACCGAGGGGATCTACAACGTGGCCAGCGGCACGGAAACCAGCCTGCTGGAAATGGCGCAGGCGCTGCTGCGGGCCATGGGGTCGGGGCTTGAGGTGGAGCACGGGCCTGCACGCCAGGTCAACGGCGTGGTGCGGCGGCTTGCCGATACGTCCGCCGCCGCACGTGATCTCGGTTTCAAAGCCGAGGTGGAACTCGAAGAAGGACTCCGGCAACTAGTCAGCTGGTGGATGCCGCTGCGCGACGAGATTGCCGCTGCACGGAAGGTGGGTGCGCCATGA
- a CDS encoding DegT/DnrJ/EryC1/StrS family aminotransferase has product MTAETFLNRINVMKPWLGDEEARALAEVVASGWVAQGPKVKEFESRFAEYQGVRHAVATSSCTTALHLALVVAGIGPGDDVVVPSLSFIATANAVTYVGARPVFCDVDPATGNVTAETIHAALTLDTRAVIVVDQGGVPLDLDPIRELCDRHEITVIEDAACAVGSTYKGRPVGVGADVAVWSFHPRKILTTGEGGMLTTNRADWAARARTLREHSMSMSAADRHGSLLAPPESYLEVGFNYRMTDLQAAVGIVQLGRLPEVLARRREIAARYVAGLARVPGLRLVSDPPYGTTNFQSFWVEVLPSFGTTRDGLMEELAEAGISARRGIMAAHRQPAYRWRDSGGTLLQHTERLNDRTLILPVYHELDDDGLDRIISTIRAAAGTRT; this is encoded by the coding sequence ATGACTGCTGAAACATTCCTGAACAGGATCAACGTCATGAAGCCGTGGCTTGGTGACGAGGAAGCCCGCGCCCTGGCTGAAGTGGTGGCCTCGGGGTGGGTGGCGCAGGGACCCAAGGTGAAGGAGTTCGAGTCCCGCTTTGCCGAATACCAGGGCGTCCGCCACGCGGTGGCCACGTCCAGTTGCACCACCGCCCTTCACCTGGCGCTGGTGGTAGCGGGGATCGGGCCCGGGGACGACGTAGTGGTTCCTTCGCTGTCCTTCATTGCCACGGCGAATGCGGTGACATACGTCGGTGCCCGGCCGGTGTTCTGTGATGTGGACCCGGCCACCGGGAACGTGACCGCGGAAACCATCCACGCGGCACTCACTTTGGATACCCGCGCCGTGATCGTCGTGGACCAAGGCGGCGTTCCGCTGGACCTGGACCCCATCCGTGAGCTGTGCGACCGCCACGAGATCACCGTGATCGAAGACGCGGCGTGCGCCGTGGGGTCAACATACAAGGGTCGGCCTGTCGGTGTGGGCGCCGATGTTGCGGTGTGGTCGTTCCATCCGCGCAAGATCCTCACCACCGGTGAAGGGGGCATGTTGACCACCAACCGGGCCGACTGGGCAGCGAGGGCCAGGACTTTGCGGGAGCACTCAATGAGTATGTCCGCCGCAGACCGGCATGGTTCGCTGCTGGCCCCGCCGGAGTCGTACCTGGAGGTGGGGTTCAACTACCGGATGACGGACCTGCAGGCCGCCGTCGGAATCGTCCAGCTGGGACGGTTGCCCGAGGTTCTTGCACGGCGCCGGGAAATTGCGGCACGGTACGTGGCCGGCCTCGCCCGGGTGCCAGGCCTGCGGCTGGTGTCTGACCCGCCCTACGGCACCACCAACTTCCAGTCGTTCTGGGTTGAGGTGCTCCCCAGCTTTGGGACCACGCGGGACGGGTTGATGGAAGAGCTGGCCGAGGCCGGGATCTCAGCCCGCCGTGGCATCATGGCGGCGCACCGCCAGCCCGCATACCGGTGGCGCGACTCGGGTGGAACCCTGCTGCAGCACACGGAACGGCTCAACGACAGGACGCTGATCCTGCCGGTGTACCACGAGCTGGACGACGACGGGCTGGACAGGATCATCAGCACCATCCGGGCGGCAGCCGGGACGCGCACATGA